GCATAGGAGATGAGAACAGCCGGGCCGGCCTTCTCGATCGCGTTCGCCGAGCCGACGAACAGACCGGCGCCGATGACCCCGGCGATCGAGATCATCGTGATGTGGCGGGGTTTGAGACTCGATCCGAGCCGGTCGGCCGGCGGGTCGGAGGCGCTCACTCGCGCCGGGGTTTCGCTCATCGCGGCATCGCTTCCATCCGGTGTGTTCCACGCCACGACTGGCGCCGTCCCCGGATTTTCCCAACCGGTGCGCCGCCGAAACCTGGCCCGACGTTTGACAGCTCGAACCCGCGCTCAGCGCGAATCGGGGCTATGACTCGGGCAGAGGTCGGGCCGTGAGACGTCAGCTCTTCGTCAGATCCTGCGCGACCATCACGATGATGTCGCTGGGGCCGCGGAGGTAGGTGAGCTTGTAGATGTTCTCGTAGTTCGCGACCCCGCGGAGCGGGTGGCACCCGTGTCTCGCGGCGGTCTCCAGAGCGGCGTCGATGTCGTCGACGGAGAAGGCCACGCGGTGCATGCCGATCTCGTTCGGCAGCGTCGGCGTCGTCTCGATGGCGTCGGGGTGGATGTACTCGAACAACTCGAGTCGCCCCTGTCCGTCGGGTGTTTGCAGCATCGCGATCTTGGCGTGGTTGCCGTCGAGACCGACTGCGGTGGAAGCCCATTCACCGCTGATCTCGTCACGGCCGACGACCGTGAGACCCAGGTCGGTGAAGAAGGCGATCGCCGCCTCGATATCGCGGACGGCGATTCCGACGTTCTCGAGTTTGATGGGCATATCGCACGG
The sequence above is drawn from the Gordonia rubripertincta genome and encodes:
- a CDS encoding VOC family protein encodes the protein MPIKLENVGIAVRDIEAAIAFFTDLGLTVVGRDEISGEWASTAVGLDGNHAKIAMLQTPDGQGRLELFEYIHPDAIETTPTLPNEIGMHRVAFSVDDIDAALETAARHGCHPLRGVANYENIYKLTYLRGPSDIIVMVAQDLTKS